A genomic region of Serinus canaria isolate serCan28SL12 chromosome 1A, serCan2020, whole genome shotgun sequence contains the following coding sequences:
- the LOC127060514 gene encoding uncharacterized protein LOC127060514 isoform X2 encodes MAPGEPSGLGTEQSQVFCGWVGLFDTAVGWFGLEGTLKISDSNPCVGRGPPLVPGLVTGVPPLVPGFVTGGATLGARLCQRGGHPWCQALSPGVPPLVPGLVSGGAILGARLCHRGCHPWCQAWSAGVPPLVLGWVSGGATCGARLGHQGCCPWCQALSLGCRPWCHAWSPGCHPFCQALSPGCHHGARLCPRCQCQWWQQSSVAGVKSEQSSPCSHCQHVPWDCATPVQQILAHRAGCVLVAPERGWAALPVEQGCAGSQGKGLERGAHPSLQQLPEEPQGSLEMQTEPRAPRAECPLGWCLGRLPGTEGTELKG; translated from the coding sequence ATGGCACCTGGGGAGCCCTCAGGATTGGGAACAGAACAGAGTCAGGTGTTTTGTGGATGGGTGGGTTTGTTTGATACGGCTGTGgggtggtttgggctggaagggaccttaaagatctctGATTCCAACCCCTGTGTGGGCAGGGGGCCACCTTTGGTGCCAGGCTTGGTCACTGGGGTGCCACCCTTGGTGCCAGGCTTTGTCACCGGAGGTGCCACCCTTGGTGCCAGGCTTTGTCAGCGGGGGGGCCATCCTtggtgccaggctctgtcaccgGGGGTGCCACCCTTGGTGCCAGGCTTGGTCAGCGGGGGGGCCATCCTtggtgccaggctctgtcaccgGGGGTGTCACCCTTGGTGCCAGGCTTGGTCAGCGGGGGTGCCACCCTTGGTGCTAGGCTGGGTCAGCGGGGGTGCCACCTGTGGTGCCAGGCTTGGTCACCAGGGGTGCTGCCCTtggtgccaggctctgtcactGGGGTGCCGCCCTTGGTGCCATGCTTGGTCACCGGGGTGCCACCCGTtctgccaggctctgtcaccgGGGTGCCACCATggtgccaggctctgtccccGCTGCCAGTGTcagtggtggcagcagagctcagtcGCAGGGGTTAAATCAGAGCAGAGTTCTCCCTGCAGCCATTGCCAGCATGTCccatgggactgtgccaccccagtgcagcagatcctggcacacagggcaggcTGTGTCCTGGTGGCACCCGAGAGGGgctgggcagcgctgcccgtggagcagggctgtgcagggagccaggggaagggtctggagaggGGGGCACATccctcactgcagcagctcccagaggagcCACAAGGCTCCTTGGAAATGCAAACAGAGCCCcgagctcccagggctgagtgTCCCCTTGGGTGGTGCCTGGGGAGGCTGCCTGGAACAGAGGGGACAGAGTTAAAGGGATAA
- the LOC127060514 gene encoding uncharacterized protein LOC127060514 isoform X3, whose protein sequence is MKFRVTNAVQNLENRKYKTGGIMGSCGCSGFWGAVSGLGSRVCSGFWGAVSGLGSRVCSGFWGAVSGLGSRVCSGFWGAVSGLGSRVCSWVLGAVSGLGSCVCSGFWGAVSGLGSRVCSWVLGSRVRFGEPYVLWVLGSCVRFGEPCVLWVLGSCVRFGEPCVLLGFGGRVRFGELCVLLGFGGRVRFGEPCVLWILGSCVWFGEPCVLWVLGSCVWFGEPCVLWVLGAVSGLGSRVCSGFWGAVSGLGSRVCSWVLGSCSCGYRADRSRQRQDTEGSPEVFWGEGPAADRGLHRHTALESSRGLQMGR, encoded by the exons atgaagttcagagtcaCTAATGCAGtgcagaatctggaaaatagGAAATATAAAACTGGAGGCATCAtggggagctgtggctgcagtggaTTTTGGGGAGCTGTGTCTGGTTTGGGGAGCCGTGTGTGCTCTGGGTTTTGGGGAGCTGTGTCTGGTTTGGGGAGCCGTGTGTGCTCTGGGTTTTGGGGAGCTGTGTCTG GTTTGGGGAGCCGTGTGTGCTCTGGGTTTTGGGGAGCTGTGTCAGGTTTGGGGAGCCGTGTGTGCTCCTGGGTTTTGGGGGCTGTGTCAG GTTtggggagctgtgtgtgctctgggtTTTGGGGAGCTGTGTCAGGTTTGGGGAGCCGTGTGTGCTCCTGGGTTTTGGGGAGCCGTGTCAGGTTTGGGGAGCCGTATGTGCTCTGGGTTTTGGGGAGCTGTGTCAG GTTTGGGGAGCCGTGTGTGCTCTGGGTTTTGGGGAGCTGTGTCAGGTTTGGGGAGCCGTGTGTGCTCCTGGGTTTTGGGGGCCGTGTCAGGTTtggggagctgtgtgtgctcctgggTTTTGGGGGCCGTGTCAGGTTTGGGGAGCCGTGTGTGCTCTGGATTTTGGGGAGCTGTGTCTGGTTTGGGGAGCCGTGTGTGCTCTGGGTTTTGGGGAGCTGTGTCTGGTTTGGGGAGCCGTGTGTGCTCTGGGTTTTGGGGGCCGTGTCAGGTTTGGGGAGCCGTGTGTGCTCTGGGTTTTGGGGAGCTGTGTCAGGTTTGGGGAGCCGTGTGTGCTCCTGGGTTttgggcagctgctcctgtgggtACAGAGCAGACAGGAGCAGACAAAGGCAGGACACTGAAGGGAGCCCCGAGGTGTTTTGGGGAGAAGGCCCAGCTGCAGATCGGGGCTTGCACAGGCACACGGCTTTGGAGAGCTCCAGGGGCCTCCAGATGGGCAGAtag
- the LOC127060514 gene encoding uncharacterized protein LOC127060514 isoform X1 has protein sequence MQCRIWKIGNIKLEASWGAVAAVDFGELCLVWGAVCALGFGELCLVWGAVCALGFGELCLVWGAVCALGFGELCQVWGAVCAPGFWGLCQVWGAVCALGFGELCQVWGAVCAPGFWGAVSGLGSRMCSGFWGAVSGLGSRVCSWVLGSRVRFGEPCVLWVLGSCVRFGEPCVLLGFGGRVRFGELCVLLGFGGRVRFGEPCVLWILGSCVWFGEPCVLWVLGSCVWFGEPCVLWVLGAVSGLGSRVCSGFWGAVSGLGSRVCSWVLGSCSCGYRADRSRQRQDTEGSPEVFWGEGPAADRGLHRHTALESSRGLQMGR, from the exons ATGCAGtgcagaatctggaaaatagGAAATATAAAACTGGAGGCATCAtggggagctgtggctgcagtggaTTTTGGGGAGCTGTGTCTGGTTTGGGGAGCCGTGTGTGCTCTGGGTTTTGGGGAGCTGTGTCTGGTTTGGGGAGCCGTGTGTGCTCTGGGTTTTGGGGAGCTGTGTCTG GTTTGGGGAGCCGTGTGTGCTCTGGGTTTTGGGGAGCTGTGTCAGGTTTGGGGAGCCGTGTGTGCTCCTGGGTTTTGGGGGCTGTGTCAG GTTtggggagctgtgtgtgctctgggtTTTGGGGAGCTGTGTCAGGTTTGGGGAGCCGTGTGTGCTCCTGGGTTTTGGGGAGCCGTGTCAGGTTTGGGGAGCCGTATGTGCTCTGGGTTTTGGGGAGCTGTGTCAGGTTTGGGGAGCCGTGTGTGCTCCTGGGTTTTGGGGAGCCGTGTCAGGTTTGGGGAGCCGTGTGTGCTCTGGGTTTTGGGGAGCTGTGTCAGGTTTGGGGAGCCGTGTGTGCTCCTGGGTTTTGGGGGCCGTGTCAGGTTtggggagctgtgtgtgctcctgggTTTTGGGGGCCGTGTCAGGTTTGGGGAGCCGTGTGTGCTCTGGATTTTGGGGAGCTGTGTCTGGTTTGGGGAGCCGTGTGTGCTCTGGGTTTTGGGGAGCTGTGTCTGGTTTGGGGAGCCGTGTGTGCTCTGGGTTTTGGGGGCCGTGTCAGGTTTGGGGAGCCGTGTGTGCTCTGGGTTTTGGGGAGCTGTGTCAGGTTTGGGGAGCCGTGTGTGCTCCTGGGTTttgggcagctgctcctgtgggtACAGAGCAGACAGGAGCAGACAAAGGCAGGACACTGAAGGGAGCCCCGAGGTGTTTTGGGGAGAAGGCCCAGCTGCAGATCGGGGCTTGCACAGGCACACGGCTTTGGAGAGCTCCAGGGGCCTCCAGATGGGCAGAtag